Genomic segment of Streptomyces sp. NBC_01210:
GGGAGAAGCATGCCCAGCTGGCCGAGCAGGTCGAAGAGCACCGCTTCCGGTACTACGTGAACGACCAACCGGTCATCAGCGACGCCGACTTCGACAAGCTGCTGCGCGGGCTGGAGGCGCTGGAGGACAAGTATCCGGAGCTGCGTACGCCCGACTCGCCGACCCAGAAGGTCGCCGGGCAGTACGAGACGGAGTTCAGCGCGGTCGCACACCGCGAGCGGATGCTCTCCCTCGACAACGCCTTCGACGAGGAGGAGCTCACCGCCTGGGCAGAGCGCATCGCGCGCGACCTCGGCTCGCAGGAGTACCACTTCCTGTGCGAGCTCAAGGTGGACGGCCTCGCCGTGAACCTGACGTACGAGAAGGGCCGGCTGACCCGGGCGGCGACCCGGGGCGACGGCCGCGTCGGCGAGGACATCACCCCCAATGTCCGTACGATCGCGGACATCCCGGACCGGTTGCAGGGCGACCGCATCCCGGATCTTGTGGAGATCCGTGGCGAGGTCTACTTCCCGATGGAGAAGTTCGAGGAGCTCAACGCCCGCCTGGTCGAAGCCGGTGACAAGCCCTTCGCCAACCCGCGCAATGCCGCGGCGGGTTCGCTGCGCCAGAAGGACCCGAGGGTCACGGCGACCCGTCCGCTGCGCATGGTCGTGCACGGCATCGGCGCGCGCGAGGGCTTTGACATCGACCGCCTGTCGCAGGCCTACGACCTGCTGAGCGAGTGGGGCCTGCCCACCGCCCGGCACAACAAGGTCGTGGACTCGCTGGAGGATGTACGGGAGTTCATCGCCTACTTCGGCGAACACCGCCACTCGGTGGAGCACGAGATCGACGGTGTGGTCGTCAAGCTCGACGAGATCCCGCTCCAGGGGCGGCTCGGCTCCACCTCGCGCGCGCCGCGCTGGGCAATCGCGTGGAAGTACGCCCCGGAGGAGGTCAACACCAAGCTGATCAACATCCGCGTGGGCGTCGGTCGCACCGGGCGCGTCACGCCGTACGCGCAGGTGGAGCCGGTCACGGTCGCGGGCTCCGAGGTCGAGTTCGCCACCCTGCACAACCAGGACGTGGTCAAGGCCAAGGGCGTGCTGATCGGCGACACAGTGGTGCTGCGCAAGGCCGGCGACGTCATTCCGGAAATCCTCGGTCCGGTCGTGGATCTGCGGGACGGCAGCGAGCGTGAGTTCGTGATGCCGTCCGAGTGCCCCGAGTGCGGGACGGCGCTGCGGCCGATGAAGGAGGGCGACGTCGATCTGCGCTGCCCCAACGCCCGCTCCTGCCCGGCCCAGTTGCGTGAACGTCTCTTCTATCTGGCCGGCCGCAAGTCGCTGGACATCGAGAACTTCGGCTATGTGGCGGCGGCCGCGCTCACCAAGCCGCTGGAGCCGCCCACACCGCCGCTGACCGACGAGGGCGATCTGTTCGACCTCACCATCGAGCAGCTGCTGCCCATCAAGGCGTATGTCCTGGACCAGGACAGCGGACTGCCCAAGCGCGACCCGAAGACCGGCGAGGAGAAGCTCGCCATGATCTTCGCCAACAAGGAGGGCGAGCCGAAGAAGAACGCCCTGGCGATGCTGGAGAACATCGCCGCGGCCAAGGAGCGACCGCTGGCCCGGATCATCACGGGCCTGTCCATCCGTCATGTCGGCCCGGTCGCGGCCGAGGCGCTGGCCCGGGAGTTCCGGTCGATCGAGCGGATCGAGCAGGCCACCGAGGAGGAGCTGGCGGCGGTCGACGGGGTGGGCGACATCATCGCGGCCTCGGTCAAGCAGTGGTTCGCGGAGGACTGGCACCGCGAGATCCTGCGCAAGTGGCGCGCTGCGGGCGTTCGTATGGAGGAAGAGGGCGCGGGGGAGGGCGAAGGGCCGCGTCCGCTCGAGGGACTCACCGTTGTCGTCACCGGCACGCTGCAGAACTACACGAGGGATGGCGCAAAAGAGGCCCTCCAGAGACTCGGAGCGAAAGTGGCCGGTTCCGTTTCCAAGAAAACGGCGTTCGTGGTGGTCGGTGACAACCCGGGTTCGAAGTACGACAAGGCGATGCAGTTGAAGGTGCCGGTGCTGGACGAGGAAGGCTTCGCCGTTCTGCTCGAACAGGGGCCCGATGCAGCTCGTGAGGCCGCTGTGCCTGCAGAGGCGTAACGGAGGGGGCGTGCGCGGGGCTTGGGAGGGGCTTGCGCCGAGGTCCTTTGGGGGCGCGCGGGGCTGGATTCGGACGCGAAAACGGGACCCGGAACACCAGGTACAGGTCACCCGTTCAGCGCATACCAGATGGTTAAGGGTGGCCGGGTCGCATTCGGGCAAGAGCTGTAGAGCGCTGCCCGTCCGAGCCTCCTGCGGCCTACTGTTGAGATGTGCGCCTGTCGTGCACGGCTGCGTGGTGGGATTTCAGTCGTGGTGGCATGACTACGGGAGCCATCGCGAGGCATCGGCACCGCCGGCTGTGAGAGGGACGGGAATGAAACCGACCGAGAGCGCCGCCCCGGTCTCACGGCCGCGTGGATTCGCGGCCCTTGCAGGAATGACATCCGGGCTGCCCGTCATCGTCATGGTGATCGCCGCCGCCGTGCTCGTCACCGGGATCGTACGGACCGTGCAGGAGGGCCATGCGCTCTTCCCCTCGTCCACAGTGGGCTGGTCGCTCGCCCTCCTCACCGGGATCATCGTCGGCCATCTGGTCGCGCTCGGCCGCGACCGCTGGTGGGGCGGCACCGGCTCTGGCGCCGCCCTCACTCTCGCCGTCCTCCTGCTCTTCGGCTGGGTGCCCGCCGGTCTGGTCAGCCTCGCCGTCGTCGCACTGGTCGGCGCCGCCCGCAGGCACCGCTGGCGACAGGGCGTACTGCACGGCTCCGTGGACCTGTTGGGGATCGGCGCGGCCGCGCTCGTCCTCGCCGCCTTCGGCGTTGCGCCCAGCGTGGAGCGGCCCTGGTTGCCCCTGGACTGGGGCGTCGAGGCCGCGCCCGAAGTGATCCTGGCGGCCACCGCCTATCTCGCTGTCACCCGACTGCTCCTGTGGTATGTGCTGGCCCCGCAGGGCGGCGGGCTGCCCACCGTCGCCCGTACGGCCCTGCTCAGGCAGGGTCTTGTCGCAGTCGCTCTCCTCGGCATCGCGCCGCTGATCTGCGTGGTCGCCACCGCCCTGCCGCTCCTGCTGCCCCTGTTCGCCGTACCGCTGATCGCTCTGGACTCCACGCTCTGGATCGCGCGGGCCAGAGCCGAGGAACAGCTGCGCGACCCGCTGACCGGGCTGCCCAACCGTCAGTGGCTGCTGGAGCGGACCTGGGCCGCCCTGGAGGACGCCGAGGGCAGCGGCGCACGATCCGCTCTCGTACTGATCGACCTCGACCGTTTCCGGTCGGTCAATGACACACTCGGCCATCTCGCGGGCGACCGGCTGCTCCTCCAGATAGCTGATCGGCTGCGACTGGCTCTGCCGCGAGGGGCCGAGGCGGCCCGGCTCGGCGGCGACGAGTTCGCCGTACTGCTCCCGACGGCCGACTCCACCACCAGCGCCACCCGCATCGCCCGCCATCTGGTGGCCGAGCTCTCGTCGCCGCTGGACCTGGACGGACTCACGCTCGTCCTGGAGGCTAGCGCCGGCGTCGCCGTCTTCCCCGACCACGCGCTGGACGCGGAGGGCCTGCTGCGGCGCGCGGACGTGGCGATGTACCAGGCGAAGCGGGACCGTACGGGCGTCGAGGTGTACGAGTCCAAGCGCGACTCCAACACTCCCGACCGGCTCGGTCTGCTCGGCGATCTGCGCCGGGCGCTGGACGCCGGCGACGTGGAGCTCCACTACCAGCCCAAGGTCGGCTTCGACGGCCATGTCGCGGGCCTTGAGGCGCTGGTCCGTTGGGTCCACCCGGAGCGCGGCCGAGTACCTCCGGACGAGTTCATCGCCATCGCCGAGTCGTCGGGCCTGATGCCGTATCTGACGGAGTACGTCCTCGACACGGCCCTCGCCCAGGTCGCCAGATGGCGCGCGCAGGGTCTGGACGTCCCGGTGGCGGTCAATGTCTCGCCGCGAGACGTCCACACCCCCGGGTTCGCCGGGCTGGTCGCTGCCCGCCTCGCCCGCCACGGCGTCCCGCCGGGCTCGCTCCAGTTGGAGATCACGGAGCACGTACTCCTCGAGGACCCGCAGCGCGCCGCCGACACCCTCGCCGGGCTGACCGACCACGGGGTGAAGATGTCCCTGGACGACTTCGGCACCGGCTACTCCTCGCTCGTCCACCTGCGTCGCCTGCCGGTGAGCGAGCTCAAGATCGACCGGTCCTTCGTCGCCCGGCTCGCCGTCGACAACGAGGACGCGGCGATCGTCCGCTGCACCGTCGACCTCGCCCACTCGCTGGGCCTGCTGGTGGTCGCCGAGGGCGTCGAGGACGACGAGACCTGGGAGCGGCTGCGCGATCTGGGCTGCGACGCCGTACAGGGCTGGCTGGTCGCGGCCGCGATGCCGCCGCAGGAGACCACCGCATGGCTGCGGGCCAGGGGCGAGCGCGGCTGGCACCGCCCGGCGGAGCTGCCCGCCGCATCGGATGCCGACGAGCCGTCCAGCCAGGTCGTCCCCTGACGGTGCCGGCGGCCGGGGCGGTCGGGGCGCGCATCGCTGCCCGTCCGGGGCCGGTGCGCGGCGGCCCGAGGCGGCCCGGGGGTGGCCGGGGCGGAGTCCAAGGGCAAACCGTTTAGT
This window contains:
- the ligA gene encoding NAD-dependent DNA ligase LigA, yielding MAVEQQGSVPAEAREKHAQLAEQVEEHRFRYYVNDQPVISDADFDKLLRGLEALEDKYPELRTPDSPTQKVAGQYETEFSAVAHRERMLSLDNAFDEEELTAWAERIARDLGSQEYHFLCELKVDGLAVNLTYEKGRLTRAATRGDGRVGEDITPNVRTIADIPDRLQGDRIPDLVEIRGEVYFPMEKFEELNARLVEAGDKPFANPRNAAAGSLRQKDPRVTATRPLRMVVHGIGAREGFDIDRLSQAYDLLSEWGLPTARHNKVVDSLEDVREFIAYFGEHRHSVEHEIDGVVVKLDEIPLQGRLGSTSRAPRWAIAWKYAPEEVNTKLINIRVGVGRTGRVTPYAQVEPVTVAGSEVEFATLHNQDVVKAKGVLIGDTVVLRKAGDVIPEILGPVVDLRDGSEREFVMPSECPECGTALRPMKEGDVDLRCPNARSCPAQLRERLFYLAGRKSLDIENFGYVAAAALTKPLEPPTPPLTDEGDLFDLTIEQLLPIKAYVLDQDSGLPKRDPKTGEEKLAMIFANKEGEPKKNALAMLENIAAAKERPLARIITGLSIRHVGPVAAEALAREFRSIERIEQATEEELAAVDGVGDIIAASVKQWFAEDWHREILRKWRAAGVRMEEEGAGEGEGPRPLEGLTVVVTGTLQNYTRDGAKEALQRLGAKVAGSVSKKTAFVVVGDNPGSKYDKAMQLKVPVLDEEGFAVLLEQGPDAAREAAVPAEA
- a CDS encoding putative bifunctional diguanylate cyclase/phosphodiesterase, whose product is MKPTESAAPVSRPRGFAALAGMTSGLPVIVMVIAAAVLVTGIVRTVQEGHALFPSSTVGWSLALLTGIIVGHLVALGRDRWWGGTGSGAALTLAVLLLFGWVPAGLVSLAVVALVGAARRHRWRQGVLHGSVDLLGIGAAALVLAAFGVAPSVERPWLPLDWGVEAAPEVILAATAYLAVTRLLLWYVLAPQGGGLPTVARTALLRQGLVAVALLGIAPLICVVATALPLLLPLFAVPLIALDSTLWIARARAEEQLRDPLTGLPNRQWLLERTWAALEDAEGSGARSALVLIDLDRFRSVNDTLGHLAGDRLLLQIADRLRLALPRGAEAARLGGDEFAVLLPTADSTTSATRIARHLVAELSSPLDLDGLTLVLEASAGVAVFPDHALDAEGLLRRADVAMYQAKRDRTGVEVYESKRDSNTPDRLGLLGDLRRALDAGDVELHYQPKVGFDGHVAGLEALVRWVHPERGRVPPDEFIAIAESSGLMPYLTEYVLDTALAQVARWRAQGLDVPVAVNVSPRDVHTPGFAGLVAARLARHGVPPGSLQLEITEHVLLEDPQRAADTLAGLTDHGVKMSLDDFGTGYSSLVHLRRLPVSELKIDRSFVARLAVDNEDAAIVRCTVDLAHSLGLLVVAEGVEDDETWERLRDLGCDAVQGWLVAAAMPPQETTAWLRARGERGWHRPAELPAASDADEPSSQVVP